The DNA window atttcagcattatttacagtagcccaggtatggaagcaatctaagtgtccatgagtagataaatggataaggaagatgtggcagatagagatagatagatagatagatagatagatagatagatagatagatgatagatagatagatagatagatgatataggtatacatacacacacacacacacacacacaatggaatatttctcagtcACAAAAAAAGGACTTgttgttgccatttgcaacaacatggatggacctagagaacattatgctaataaaataagttggactgagaaagacaaatatcacgttttcatttatatgtggaacctaaagtacaaaacaaatgaataaacaaaaaatcatatctataaatacagagaacaaactgatgattgaaagaggggaggaggatgggaaaatgggcaaaatgggcaaaatgggtaaaggagatTAGGAGTTgcaggcttccaattatggagTGAATAAGTCACAGAACTAGAAGGCAGGAACTAGAGTCtatttttcttcacattcctTTACagctattatttttgtctttagtttccaTTGTTTATAATTTGTAGagtgtgaatttttaattttcagtgttaGAATGTATTGGACTTACTCTttgaagttttagttttttatgctTGACCAAatctaaaaaatttttcagatatgatctctttaaatattgtttctgacttttcctttcttcaggaTTACTAATTAAACTGTTAGACTTCCATATTTAAcctctcttccatttttctctctttttttgtctatTCAAAATGCATTAATGTAGAAAGTTTTCTGATGTAGTCTccagttaatttattttcttatttgctgtCCCATCCACTATTAAACCTGtccataaatttttaattttcattatattttcatttttatttctggatagttatcttttctcaaaaaaaaaatatatcccaaTATCCATTAATCAGCATGTTTATACATCTGCCTGGTGTCATTGGATGTGGATGTTACACAATAGAGAAGTTGAAATCAATTGCCATGATGGAAGAAGTCTGTTAGGGATGGGAGGGATGGATGTTAAAAAAACGATGCTGACCTTTAGCTTTTATGGAGAAGAAATGCCTGCCAGCTGCTAACCCAGTGGTGGGGATGTGTCAGCAAAAAGTGAATCTAAATACCACAGAAAACAAATCTACATGCCAAATGTTACTGTTCACTAAGGCAGAAGAAAATTCCAGTGAATTTCCAATATCCTTGCAAACTTGATGCTAATAAAAGTATCTCCATCACAGTGGGCAATTCCCCACCATGATGTGaacaaattttggaaaaaatttcttcattacaaaatggacatattttcatttggattGGTACAAAAGATAATAGTTGACAACCTGTGGTATGTCTACCACAGATGACATTAAGATGGAAAGAACTGATCCTAGACAAAATTATTAAGTGGGCAACTATATCTTGGTTCCTGTTCACTCTACCTTTTGTAATTCTTCCCAATCACCATATACATATTGTGGTTCTAACTCACACTGACTCTTGATGCTCAAAGATCCCCGCATTGCACTATAATGAcctataaatgttttattcttcaattttttttttttgctcaaatgCCAAATACAAATGGGAATTTGATTATTCTTTGTTACTATGCCTGATTCCAGAAATTCCCTAAAAAGTCAGTCAGATGGTGAGATCTTAAAGAAATATACaggaaataggggcgcctggatggctcagtcggttgagtgccgactttggctcaggtcacgatctcgcggtccgtgagttcgagccccgcatcgggcccctgtgctgacagctcagagcccagagcctgtttcagattctgtgtctccctctctctgaccctcccccattcatgctctctctctgtctcaaaaataaataaaaacgttaaaaaaaaaaagaaatatacaggaAACATATTAgaggaaatatttttgtaatatgaTTATATGGGCCCCTTATACTCAACAAAAAAAggataattcttaaaaaaaaaaaaagtacatgcacacacaaaagcTTATAAGAGggatacctggatggctcagtcacttgagcatccaagtcttgatttctgctcaggtcatgatctcaggttcctgggatcgagacctatgccaggctctgcactgacagattctctctcctctctatccctctcctgctcatgcactctctttctctctatccctctctctcaaaataaatagacttaaaaaaacaaaagcttagaAGAATGTTAAAAGAATCTTGAGAGAGCTCATCATGCTATGACACTACAAAGCTAATACAATAAGACATTAATtctgaagaaaaccaaaaatgtaaaatgtaccaTAATGGATTTACTTCCTgcactaaaaacaaatatttcacagTCTTTAagctgtccatttttttttcctcataagccagaaattttttttctacatctctCTGGGAATTGACAATAGGGCTGCCTCCCTTCCCTAGAGGAACCTTGGTTTTACAAAGTAAAGGACAATTCATAATTAGCTTTGAGTTCAGGAGACACAGCCACATATTCATCTTACAcaactatttatttttcctagttCTTCTGCCAAAGACACCTAACCACAGAAGGTAAAGGCAGATGCTGGCCTGAGAGACTAGCCTACCCAAAGGACTACCAAAGGACTACTGAGGTGAGAAGTCACTTTTTAAAGTACACAAGGAGCCAATCTCTGGAAATACAGACTAGAAATATATAGAGAATAGGGTCCTCTCCAGAACTCCATTtctatattaaatgttttatgtaggTGTTACTTGTATCCTTTCGTCCaaattaaaaactggaaacaatttcCAATATCTTTCCCACATCATCTTCTAGGCATCTCCCCTGATGAGACTCTGGCAACCACTGCACAGTTAATTGAACAAAAGAGAGTTTGTTTTTCAGTGAAGGTCTTGGAATCCACACTTTTGAGACTAAAATTGAGACTGAGAAGAAAGGACATAGCTAACCCACTCTTCCCAGACATAGCTACCAGTATGCAGAAATTGCATCATGctcctaccttttttttcccctagagaaATAAGcctaatttttgttattgtttttagtaTCTTTGATGAAAGATCTGAAGGACAAAATCCAAATAGCTTTAATTCCTGGCAAAGTCGTGGTGTTTGCCACTAACTGAGGTAAGTGTAGATGAATCAGCTttctaaaacattaatttttctaGCTTTTTCACAACTCCAAGATAGGTTCTTTTGAAAACAAGAGTCAGTTATGACAAGAACTCATAGAAGATAATGTTAAACAAGACTGAAAGCATTGTTTCCCTGATTCCATTTTAGGAGCTGTATGTACACATCACTCCAGGGTTTCAAAGAGACATAGCACTGAAGACAAAGTCACAATACAAATACCATTCACTAGGAAGTCTTAGCAGGTtatgaaattaagaaaagcaaATCAGTTTTGAGATGTttcataaatgcatttaaaactaATGTTGGCTCTTCATgtcgtgtgtatatatatgtaaacacacacatacatatttaactCATGAGTAGCCACAGCTGGGAAAATCACAGTAATGGTTTTATCTGGTAAAAATAGATCCTATGATATCACTGCAAGCTGAGAGAAGCAGACCCAGGCAGAAAACCTGGCCAAACCAAGATAATGGCATGGAGAAATTAAAAGTCCTACAGGATATGTCAGACATAAACATACTTAATACCAACACCAGAAGACTCCTTGGGAAGAGCGAAGTATTTCTTTACCTTAAGTGAAGAAACCAAATCAAACTATTTCAGgtctttcctcttccctgagTTGCTATACATTTTCTTCATTAGGTTGGCCAGAGAAACCAGATCATTAAATGTTTGGGGAAATAATCAACTCAATCTAGATCAGAACACAAACTCCTATTTCTTCTTAAATACTAAGTCAATCTGTCTCACTGGCTGCTTCCTCCAGTTATATTTCTTCTTGGGCTTCATGGagtacttttcttttaataatacttTTACAGAAATATGAATTGAAGTGGCAACTGTCTGAAGTGGGCCACAAGAGCAGAGAAAAGCAGAGTTTCTCAAAGAAAATCTTCTGGGTCCATAGCGCTGCTTTACTGAGTAATTTAGTCTTGAGGGAAAGAAATGTATCACGGCTACATCTACCCACCCTAGGACCTTGGTCATGTAGCTGTATTTGATAAATAGAGTATTCAGATGGCACAGACATCGAGAAGTCCTAGGAAAGCAATTTGGGCAGCTCCTTGTTATGGTTCCCAGGTATCTTCTCAGTACTTTCATAGGTCATATTTACaacctttcccttttctctgtggaCAACTGAAAGGAATAGGCTTCAATAGGACCCAAAGGAACCAgtacatatacatttttagtGTAGGCTGGGTCCACTTCAGGATCTCAAATAGGATGACTAACCATCCATCCTGCTTCCCTGGGCCTAATGGGTTTCCTGAATCACAAGGCCGTCAATGCTAAAATTGGGACAGTTCCAGACAAACAGGTACATTTGGTTACTCTAATCACATACCATATTGGTCTACTACCTCCCCTTTGTAGTATGCCCTTACTCTCATCTGCCCCTACAACTTCCCTCCCAGCTTCAAGGTCTAATGGAATGTTTCTTTCCCTACATACATGAAATGACTAAGGGCTTCTAGACAGAAATCTGAATTAAGATTCAACTGAAGGTATAATGATTTACTCATTTAACAATTACATAGTACATATGGCCTAAAACATAATGtattagatacagaaaaagaatcaaagatgTTTAACAGTTGGTCTCTATTCTCAGAGGTTGATAGTCTAGTAGGTAAGctaaaacatgtaaagaaatatCCATGATACAAAGTATAAGGTGTAAATTATTTAGTGCAGAAAACTACCAGAGATTTTAGAATGTTACTTCTCATTCATtctagcttaaaaaaataatgagtcaTTTGTTTAATGTTGATTCAGCAAATATGTGGGCATGGCTATAGAGGCTGCACTGCACTAGGCATTGataatatagaaatgaaaaacataactTCTGTCTCATAAAGCTTATACACTGAAGAGatagaaaagcaaaaagatagaaagaaggaaggagcaaAAGACACTTTAGGTAGGGAGAACAGCATGTCATTTGGTGGAAATGCAACTATTCTTACTGGACATTGAGCTCAAAGGTGCACAGGGAAAGAGATGAGGTTAAATAAGTAGATAAAGATCAGATCATGAAGGACATTGTATGTTATGCTCAGTTTTTAGGATTTGGTCTCATGGTGATGTCTCATTGCTGCACAGATTACATCCTAAATGAACATCTCTGGATCAGGATCCTCTTCTGAGTCAGTGAGAGAATTCATCCTTCTGGGTTTTCCCTGCAGCAGGGAGATTCAGGTCATCCTGTTTATGTTCTTCTCCATCATCTACCTCCTGACTCTCATGGGAAATGGAGCCATTATCTGTGCTGTTTTTTGGGATCAACatctccacacccccatgtacatCCTGCTTGGGAATTTTGCATTCCTGGAGATCTGGTATGTCAATTCCACTGTTCCAAACACACTGATCGACTTCCTCTCAGAGACCAAGACCATCTCTTTCACTGGATGCTTccttcaattatattttttcttttccatgggCTCCACTGAGTGCTTCTTTCTCTCAGCAATGGCCTTTGATCGCTATTTTGCCATCTGTCATCCTCTGCGTTATGCTACAGTTATGACCAGACAACAGTCTTTCAACCTAGCAATTTCCTGTTGGGTATGTGGCTTTCTCTGGTATCTGGTACCTGTTATTCTTATCTCCCAACTGCCTTTCTGTGGTCCTAATGCAATTCACCACTTTGTATGTGACTCAGGCCCACTGCTGACCCTTTCATGTGCTCCTGCCCCCATGTCCAAGCTCATCAGCTATACCCTAAGCTCCCTCATCATCCTCCTTAGCTTTTTCTTCATCCTCATCTCCTATGCCCTGGTTCTACTTGCTGTGCTTCAGTTGCCTTCAGCATCCAGTCGGCATAAGGCCTTTTCAACATGTGGATCCCATTTGTCCGTGGTGCTGTTATTCTACGGGACGATTATGGTGATGCATGTGAGCCCTGGATCCAGCCATTCTACCCTGATGCCAAAGATCATGACCTTCTTCTATGCAATGGTGACTCCACTCTTCAACCCTTTGATTTATAGTCTTAGGaatagggaaatgaaaaatgctctctggaaagttctggaaaagtttaaaatgtctttaaaagtcTTTGACAGCAGACCCAGCAGAAGTGTGAAATAATCTAGTTTAGTATGATATGGGTGAAATGGCCACCCTTTCACTTTCATTCACTTGAGCAGTCATTCATTGGACATATAGTCACTGAAAGCCTCCTCCATATTAGACACTTTGCTTGGCACTGGATTATAAAGATAATTAGGAAGATAATTCAGACCGAGTCTCTTCCATCAAATAACAATCTGGTAGGGGAGACAGACAAGTAAGAAGATAATCGCCATAAAATCCAATAAATGTTCTTATCAATATACATACAATTtgtcacagaaacacaaagaaagaaacatttaattttgcCTGGGTTTTGTGGTGGTAGAAATTAGTGTTAAGGAAAACTTCAGTCAAAGCAATACGAGACATTTGTGTCTGTGGTGGGAATAGGGAAAGCCTTATGTTTCTGTTCAGCTTCTAGCTAGATTTTTCAATTACATTGTGATGTCTTTGAAAGGATATGGGACTTTAAATCAGAAGGTCTGGATAGGAACTCATTCTTCCATCAATCAACTATGTGAatttggcaagtcacttaatttcaACTAAAATTGGAATGGTAATTTCTACACAAGAGAATAATTAGTGTGTGGTTCTACTGAGATAATGAGACATCTCTTGCACATAGAAAGCatgcaataaatgttaaatgaatatgaatatttatgaattctgtgttttcatgttctttaacaaaatcaaaagaaatcacAGACTCCGCATGTAAGTCACCTCCCATTACTATCGGCAAAGCCCTTTTACAACAGATCTCCTCGACTTTTCTTGGGACATAGAGTAGATTTCTTTCATTTACATCCAAAATACCCTGTGATTAAgtttttctttggtttggtttagttttggtgtacatgcacacacagtatTCTAAAGAATTAATATTCAAACTGGCTTTTGTATATCCATAGGAATACATGAAGACTTTCCAAGAGGTACATAAGCATAGATAGGTCAATTTCCGGATCCTCCACTTACATATGTACACTTTCCTAAATCTGCTGTGCCTGGGAACACACAGGTTGCTGGAGCTTCATACGGCCTCATTTCACACAATCACTCTTCTCCCACTTCAAATATAAAGCTTGCCTTTCACCTATTCTGATCTTAATATTAACATTGCTTAAGTATATATACTTCTAGTTAGGGCATTAAATGAGTCATTTGAAATACTGATCTCTCTACTGTGAGAGTGAGTGAACTTAACTGTCAGATAATAAATCCTTTTGTTAACAGGTGGTTTACCAATTATTTGTTTCCAACACAATTAAAGTAGAATGGCTTTTTGGGGTTGTcccaaaagaaaaactgaggcaaGGCCTTGGGTGCAGGTAGTTTATTGGGAAGTAGATTCAGGAAACAGGAATGAGGACTAAGAAGAAGCTACAGTAATCACTGAGGGATTGATTCTCTAGAACCTCTGAGAATTGTCTATCTGAATGGCATGAGGCTAAAACGTTTATCAAATAACTATGGTTGCACCTTTACTCCTTATGTTTCCAAAATGTATTGGCTGGTATGCTAAGCCAGCGGCTGTGACTTCAGAAAATGCCCTGGGAAGAAAGCAGGACAACACATGGGTGTGGACTGAGGGGGAAGGGATGCCATCAGGCTGATTCTGAGCTCCCAAGGGACTCTATGCAGCCAAAATCAGAAGTGTGTCAGGAAGCTCGAAAACATTCACTACAGAGGCTACTTAATTGATTTGCTTAACAGACAATTACAAATGATTTTGTAGTTAACAGGCAAAATGTGGTAGTGGTAAGAAACAGGCTGTTTGAATTCAAATCCTGGCCCCTCCCATCTACATGACTCCATTACTACATATTTAAAGAGGTAACAATAAGAGAACTTTCTTTATAGTGCTGTGGTAAGGATAAAGTGAATTCATGTACTTGTCAGAGAACCTAGCAAAAGTGAATACTAAACTACCTCCATCATTATGATATTTTGTTCTTCTGTCTGCAGATAATTTGTTCTCAGTACAGGCTC is part of the Neofelis nebulosa isolate mNeoNeb1 chromosome 7, mNeoNeb1.pri, whole genome shotgun sequence genome and encodes:
- the LOC131517942 gene encoding olfactory receptor 11H2-like, with product MNISGSGSSSESVREFILLGFPCSREIQVILFMFFSIIYLLTLMGNGAIICAVFWDQHLHTPMYILLGNFAFLEIWYVNSTVPNTLIDFLSETKTISFTGCFLQLYFFFSMGSTECFFLSAMAFDRYFAICHPLRYATVMTRQQSFNLAISCWVCGFLWYLVPVILISQLPFCGPNAIHHFVCDSGPLLTLSCAPAPMSKLISYTLSSLIILLSFFFILISYALVLLAVLQLPSASSRHKAFSTCGSHLSVVLLFYGTIMVMHVSPGSSHSTLMPKIMTFFYAMVTPLFNPLIYSLRNREMKNALWKVLEKFKMSLKVFDSRPSRSVK